In Desulfomonile tiedjei DSM 6799, a genomic segment contains:
- the extKL gene encoding multiheme c-type cytochrome (seleno)protein ExtKL — translation MTVSRSLQRRAGPTICMLTVGIFLFVAAFARGESPKQASSLAELVAMFDSSGCRECHEKIYEQWEKSHHARPLMGMENWIFMAPYLKRGPLAVKAGEKATKANFPCFKCHLPQVNYATDEVAAEIAEAILKDDKSTIRKLNIGCLVCHNAKAIVHGRAEKDVIYGNKDIPDHQGHVVKKSPLMKDSLMCGQCHGLGPNLEFETPVQCATLYGSYLHAYIPCGGTQTCQGCHMKNADHYMPPDFNRRDELSARLRESLPLEVQTLAYTFQPVEDKLFPMVIVKTKITSKAGHRIPDGUPSKTQVVLDVTAKDPDGKKIFQTSRIYAAQATDSRSTQTALGPDKKLGLIRDTSIQPFAPKEETVEIPLPAEIRDAVIEINLSYRPRPGNVFPIHNVLRKVNLDRTK, via the coding sequence ATGACGGTGAGTCGCAGTCTTCAGAGACGAGCCGGACCCACAATTTGCATGCTGACGGTCGGTATTTTCCTGTTTGTGGCCGCGTTTGCGCGGGGAGAATCTCCTAAACAGGCTTCCTCCCTGGCGGAACTCGTGGCCATGTTCGATTCATCCGGATGTAGGGAATGTCATGAGAAGATTTACGAGCAGTGGGAGAAGTCTCACCACGCCAGGCCCCTGATGGGAATGGAAAACTGGATATTTATGGCTCCTTACTTGAAGAGAGGACCTCTGGCCGTTAAGGCCGGAGAGAAGGCAACAAAGGCAAATTTTCCATGTTTCAAGTGTCATCTCCCTCAGGTTAATTATGCTACGGATGAAGTGGCTGCCGAGATAGCCGAAGCCATTCTGAAAGATGACAAATCCACCATCCGAAAGCTGAATATCGGTTGTCTGGTGTGTCACAATGCAAAGGCCATTGTTCACGGACGAGCTGAGAAAGATGTAATCTACGGGAACAAAGATATTCCCGATCATCAGGGACACGTGGTCAAGAAGAGCCCTTTGATGAAGGATTCTCTGATGTGCGGTCAATGCCACGGATTAGGTCCAAACCTGGAATTCGAAACCCCCGTACAATGCGCCACGCTCTATGGCAGCTATCTTCATGCTTACATTCCCTGTGGCGGAACGCAAACATGTCAGGGATGCCATATGAAAAATGCCGATCATTACATGCCTCCCGATTTCAACAGAAGAGATGAATTGTCCGCTCGTTTGCGGGAGTCTTTGCCCTTGGAGGTTCAGACTCTGGCCTACACTTTTCAGCCTGTGGAAGACAAGTTGTTCCCAATGGTGATTGTGAAAACCAAAATTACGAGCAAAGCAGGTCACCGCATTCCCGATGGCTGACCCTCGAAGACTCAAGTGGTCCTGGATGTGACCGCAAAAGACCCCGACGGCAAGAAGATTTTTCAGACGTCCAGAATTTACGCTGCCCAGGCGACGGATTCACGCTCTACCCAAACCGCTTTGGGACCCGACAAAAAACTTGGCTTGATACGCGATACCAGTATCCAACCATTTGCTCCAAAAGAAGAGACTGTCGAGATACCGTTACCAGCGGAAATTAGAGATGCAGTAATAGAAATAAACCTCAGCTACCGTCCACGGCCTGGCAACGTGTTCCCCATTCACAACGTGCTGAGAAAGGTTAATTTAGACAGAACAAAATAA
- a CDS encoding thioredoxin family protein translates to MADDGRQIWIGEDKIHIRGLDKAIEEIARTHSGSTDREIQDALLERLSEKNYMASCAIKEYGEAFLREFKRFLGQPCTETSRTSLRIEVLGPGCSQCNRLEQIVKQVLDEMALPASLEHIADMKEMAKYGLVRTPALVINEKVVAMGSVPPVKKIREWLTQSKRT, encoded by the coding sequence ATGGCTGATGATGGTAGGCAGATTTGGATCGGCGAAGACAAGATCCATATCAGGGGACTGGATAAGGCAATTGAGGAAATTGCCCGGACTCACTCGGGGAGCACTGACCGGGAAATCCAGGATGCTCTTCTGGAAAGACTGTCAGAGAAGAATTATATGGCGAGTTGCGCAATAAAAGAATATGGCGAGGCATTCCTCAGGGAGTTCAAGAGATTCCTGGGTCAACCATGTACGGAGACTTCGAGAACATCATTGCGCATTGAGGTTCTCGGTCCAGGATGCTCCCAGTGTAATCGTCTGGAACAAATCGTAAAGCAAGTGTTGGACGAGATGGCATTGCCTGCATCGTTGGAGCACATTGCAGACATGAAAGAAATGGCAAAGTACGGCCTCGTGCGAACGCCTGCGCTTGTTATCAATGAAAAGGTAGTTGCAATGGGCTCCGTTCCTCCAGTTAAGAAAATCAGAGAATGGCTCACGCAATCAAAAAGGACCTAA
- a CDS encoding cytochrome c biogenesis CcdA family protein: MESLFAVVQQWVSSGSIWLAAGGSFIGGALTAMNPCVLVMVPLLIGFIGGMGEDMTARKSFLFTLVFILGFSVELAVLFSVGLAAAPFLQSEYMVYVVAAICVLLGLHFMDIFHIQLPISQDKLPKYTGYLGAALFGFMFGLVSLPCTGPALLLIVSVIPVKGAFFGGVMMLFYGIGHCLLILAVGTSAGAAKHLISSAKMHAANLVLKKAAGALLAGVGIYIAIGALFPGIGFAF; encoded by the coding sequence ATGGAGTCATTGTTCGCGGTCGTTCAGCAGTGGGTTTCTTCTGGAAGCATTTGGTTGGCCGCCGGTGGATCGTTTATTGGTGGAGCGCTCACTGCGATGAATCCCTGTGTACTAGTGATGGTACCCTTGCTGATCGGTTTCATCGGGGGAATGGGCGAGGATATGACTGCCAGGAAATCATTCTTGTTTACACTGGTGTTTATCTTAGGCTTTAGCGTGGAGTTGGCCGTACTGTTCAGCGTGGGGTTGGCTGCCGCGCCGTTTCTGCAATCCGAGTACATGGTTTATGTAGTGGCAGCGATCTGTGTTCTGCTGGGGCTACATTTCATGGATATCTTTCACATACAACTTCCCATTTCCCAGGATAAGTTGCCCAAGTACACAGGTTACCTGGGAGCGGCCTTGTTTGGCTTTATGTTCGGTCTCGTGTCCCTTCCATGCACAGGTCCGGCTCTCCTCCTGATCGTTAGTGTCATCCCTGTTAAGGGAGCATTCTTTGGCGGCGTGATGATGCTCTTCTATGGTATCGGCCACTGTCTGCTGATCCTTGCAGTCGGAACATCTGCAGGAGCAGCAAAGCATCTCATCAGTTCAGCGAAAATGCATGCCGCCAATCTGGTACTCAAGAAGGCGGCAGGAGCACTTCTAGCAGGTGTGGGCATTTACATCGCAATAGGAGCTCTTTTTCCCGGGATCGGATTCGCATTCTAG